The following proteins are encoded in a genomic region of Anaerolineae bacterium:
- a CDS encoding 4-alpha-glucanotransferase (amylomaltase): MWQILPLGPTGYGDSPYQCFSSFAGNPNLISLELLYQENLLDQADLRDLPEFAPQQVDFGVLIPWKTNLLWRAYHNFRHRRPPDLQEEFEQFCKHHADWLEDFALFMALKQAHQGRPWMEWDEPFRKRTATALKTFLAQNQALVDFYRFQQFLFYRQWRAVRSAANQAAIQIIGDVPIFVAQDSCDVWCNPQLFKLKANGHPHLIAGVPPDYFSPTGQRWGNPIYNWRVHRETNFDWWKKRIRHTLTQVDILRIDHFRGFCACWEIPAHLPTAEKGRWVKAPGKSLFSQLVNELGEELPFIAEDLGVITTDVIELRDRFRLPGMKILQFAFDDHNPRNPFLPHNFTSHCVVYTGTHDNDTTLGWYSGVDQKVRDTARFYLPLLDQDPSWQLIQYAWASVAIFAIAPLQDFLRLGSEARMNYPGRLGQYWSWRARDDSINPHLAEQIALLNYRYNRLSS; encoded by the coding sequence TTGTGGCAGATTTTGCCGCTCGGACCAACCGGATACGGTGATTCCCCCTATCAATGTTTTTCTTCATTCGCCGGAAATCCTAACCTGATCAGCCTGGAACTGCTTTATCAGGAAAATCTTCTTGATCAGGCTGATCTCAGGGATTTACCCGAATTTGCACCTCAACAAGTTGACTTTGGTGTGCTGATTCCCTGGAAAACGAACCTGCTCTGGCGCGCCTACCATAACTTTCGTCACCGCCGTCCGCCAGATTTACAAGAAGAATTTGAACAATTTTGCAAGCATCACGCCGATTGGTTGGAAGATTTTGCTCTATTCATGGCATTGAAACAGGCCCACCAGGGACGCCCCTGGATGGAATGGGATGAGCCCTTTCGCAAGCGTACCGCAACCGCCTTAAAAACCTTTCTGGCTCAAAATCAGGCACTGGTCGATTTCTATCGTTTTCAACAGTTTCTGTTCTACCGCCAATGGCGTGCAGTCCGCTCTGCTGCAAACCAGGCTGCTATTCAGATCATCGGCGATGTTCCCATTTTTGTTGCCCAGGATAGCTGCGATGTCTGGTGCAACCCGCAGTTATTCAAGCTAAAGGCAAACGGACATCCTCACCTGATCGCCGGTGTGCCACCAGACTATTTTTCACCCACCGGCCAGCGCTGGGGAAATCCAATCTACAACTGGAGAGTACACCGCGAAACCAACTTTGACTGGTGGAAAAAGCGCATCAGACACACTTTGACCCAGGTAGATATCCTTCGCATTGATCACTTTCGGGGCTTTTGCGCCTGTTGGGAAATCCCTGCCCACTTACCCACCGCGGAAAAAGGGCGTTGGGTCAAAGCACCTGGTAAGAGCTTATTCTCTCAGCTGGTTAACGAGCTTGGCGAAGAGTTACCGTTTATTGCAGAGGATCTAGGAGTGATCACCACCGATGTGATTGAATTGCGCGACCGATTTCGATTACCCGGAATGAAAATCCTGCAATTTGCCTTCGATGATCACAATCCGCGTAACCCATTCCTGCCCCACAATTTTACGTCTCACTGCGTCGTCTATACCGGTACCCACGACAACGATACCACGCTCGGCTGGTATTCCGGCGTTGATCAAAAAGTTCGAGACACGGCAAGGTTTTACCTTCCCCTCCTTGACCAGGACCCTAGTTGGCAACTCATCCAATACGCCTGGGCATCCGTTGCGATCTTTGCGATCGCACCTTTGCAAGATTTTCTACGCCTGGGCAGTGAAGCCCGAATGAATTATCCCGGCCGCCTGGGACAATACTGGAGTTGGCGGGCGAGGGATGACTCTATCAACCCACATCTTGCAGAGCAGATTGCACTGCTCAACTATCGTTACAATCGGCTATCTTCTTAG
- a CDS encoding Glucose-1-phosphate adenylyltransferase translates to MKTRAVILAGGEGCRLSVLTAKRTKPAVPFAGKYRIIDFTLSNCVNSGIFDVMILLQYRPHSLIEHIGGGGPWDLDREFTGGVRLYTPFRGRRSADWYLGTADAVQQNFSFIKHNNPDTILILSGDHVYCMDYDALIAFHHDHDADLTMATIRVPMEEASRFGIVEVDSNYRVISFIEKPAQPPSNLANMGVYVFRMDVLDRVLWEDHKDPNSSHDFGKDILPKMVHNGARVLGFPYSGYWVDVGTTYTYWKAHMDLLSDKPSIDLNDRSWVIHTRTEERPPARISRGALIQDSLVSDGCVIAEGAIVERSVLSPGVRIHENAVIRESIILTDTVIESHATIERSIIDKHVWIGKNTRIGSMQPDPIQFTMIGKNCIVPENFLIEAGALIYPDVAPADYPSNHISSDAIIENKREPFEI, encoded by the coding sequence ATGAAAACTCGGGCCGTCATTTTAGCTGGTGGAGAAGGGTGTCGACTAAGCGTTCTGACTGCAAAACGCACCAAACCAGCAGTACCCTTTGCAGGCAAATATCGCATCATCGATTTTACCCTTTCGAATTGCGTCAATTCGGGCATCTTCGATGTCATGATCTTACTCCAATACCGCCCTCATTCGCTCATCGAGCATATTGGAGGCGGCGGTCCCTGGGATCTGGATCGCGAATTTACTGGCGGAGTGCGCCTCTATACCCCCTTCCGTGGGAGACGCAGTGCAGATTGGTATCTGGGTACGGCGGACGCAGTCCAACAGAACTTTAGCTTCATCAAACACAATAATCCGGATACCATTTTGATCCTCTCGGGAGACCATGTTTATTGTATGGATTATGACGCTTTGATTGCCTTTCACCATGATCACGACGCCGATCTGACCATGGCGACCATTCGCGTCCCAATGGAAGAGGCCTCTCGTTTTGGCATTGTTGAGGTCGATTCGAACTATCGTGTCATTTCTTTTATCGAAAAACCAGCTCAACCGCCCTCCAATCTCGCAAACATGGGGGTCTATGTCTTCCGTATGGATGTTCTGGACCGGGTTCTCTGGGAAGATCATAAAGACCCTAATTCATCCCACGATTTTGGAAAGGATATTTTGCCCAAGATGGTTCACAATGGCGCACGGGTGCTGGGTTTTCCTTACAGCGGCTACTGGGTTGATGTGGGTACCACATATACGTACTGGAAAGCTCACATGGACCTGCTCTCCGACAAGCCCTCAATTGATCTCAACGATCGCTCCTGGGTAATCCACACGCGCACAGAGGAACGCCCTCCTGCCCGTATCTCCAGAGGGGCTTTGATCCAAGACAGCCTGGTTTCGGATGGTTGTGTCATCGCCGAAGGCGCCATTGTTGAGCGCAGTGTTCTCTCGCCGGGTGTGCGCATCCATGAAAATGCCGTTATCCGTGAATCGATCATCCTGACCGACACCGTTATCGAAAGCCACGCTACCATCGAGCGTTCAATTATTGACAAGCACGTCTGGATAGGCAAAAATACCCGCATTGGCTCAATGCAACCCGATCCAATCCAATTTACAATGATTGGAAAAAACTGCATTGTTCCAGAAAATTTCCTGATTGAAGCAGGCGCACTGATCTATCCGGATGTTGCGCCGGCTGACTACCCTTCTAACCACATTTCCAGTGATGCAATCATCGAAAACAAACGCGAACCCTTCGAAATTTAA